In the genome of Streptomyces sp. NBC_00433, the window CCGGCGTAGACGAGCCGCCCGCCGCGGGCCATCCGGTCGGCGATGCCGTCGATCGCCGCGGCGATGCTCGGCAGTTGGGCGGCGACGGCGGCCGGCACGGTGGCGTCCTCGCCGTTCATGGTGCGGGCGATGTCGAGGGTGGGCATCCGGTCGATCTCGGCCAGCTCGGGTCGGAAGGCCTCCGTGGTCAGCGTGTCCAGCTCGCGGCGCAGCTCGGTGTACTGGGGCATGTGCGGCTCGTTCATCCTTCTCGCATTGGTCAGGTGCGGGCGTGGGGGGATGGGCGGCCGGCGTCCTGGTGGCCGCGGAGCAAACGGATTCAGCGGGGGGTGAACGGGGTCGGCGGAGCGGTGGGGGCTCGGCGGGGCTGTCAGAGGGCTCGGCTGGAGGGCTCGGCGGGGCTGTCAGAGGGCTCGGCTGGAGGGCTCGGCGGGGCTGTCAGAGGGCTCGGCTGGAGGGCTCGGCGGAGCAAAATGGTTTCAGCGCATTATTTCAGTGCATACGTGGTCAGCCGCGGGCGGCACGCGGCCGGTGGCGGTGGGCCAGCGCCTCGTACGACGCGGCCAGCGCGGGCGCCGCCGACTCGTACGTCCGCTGCGCCACACCCACGAACAGGCAGTCCACCAGAAGGAGCTGGCTGGTCCTGCTGGACATCGCGGCCGGCCGCAGCTCGCTCTCGCGCGAGCTGGACGTGGTCAGCACGATGTCCGCCCACTGGGTGACCGGGCCGTCGGGGCGCCCGGTGAGCGCGATGGTCGTCGCCCCCTGGTCGAAGGCGGCCCGCAGTGGCTCGATCACGTCGTGCGTACCGCCGGAATGCGTGATCGCGATCGCCACGTCGCCCGGCCGCAGCTGCACGGCGTTGGTCACCGCCAGGTGCGGGTCCGCGTGCGCGTGCGCGATCAGCCCGATCCGCAGCAGCTTCTGCGCCAGGTCCTGCCCGACCAGGCCGGACGCGGCCATCCCGTAGACGTCCGTGCGTCGCGCGGCGGCCAACGCGGCCACCGCCGCCTCCAGTTGGGCCATGTCCAGCTGGGCCGCGGTGTCGGCGAGGGTCTGCTGCTCCTCAAGGGCGAGCTTGGCGACGACGTCGGCGAGCGGGTCGTCCACCGCGATGTCCGCGGTCACCGCCGGCGGCACGCCGGCCGCCTGCTGCGCGGCCAGCGCGGCCAGGGCGAGCCGCAGGTCGCGATATCCCGGATAGCCCAGCAGCCGGGCCGTACGCACCACGGTGGCCTCGCTGGTGCCGGTACGTATCGCGAGCGCGGTGACGGTCTGCTGGGCGCAGCCGGCCGGGTCGCCCGCGACCGCCTCCGCGACCCGCTGCATCGAGCGGGTCATGGACGGCGCCAGCGTACGGACCTTGGCGGCCAGGGCTCCCGGGTCGGGAGGCGAAGCAGGTATGACGGGCGCGTCCGCGGCGCCGCGCAGGGGACGGACGCTCGGGGGGAAATTTTCCTTCACGCTGTGGGTCACCCCATGAAAGGTATTTTCACGCGTCGTCCGACGTCAAGCGACTTTCCGCCACGCTGCGTCTGCTTCGCCGCGACGCCGCCGCCCGGCGGCTCCCCCGCCGCCTCCGTCCCCGCCTCCGTCCCCGCCCCTGGGACAATGGTCCCCATGGACCACCCCGCAGAGGCGGTGCTGCACAGCGCCCGCGCCCTCGTACTCGCCGACCTCACCGCCCGCGACATCGCGGGCCCCGCCATCGTCTCCCTCGTCGAGGACGCCGTCGCCGAACGCCGCTGGTGGCTCGACCAGTGGCCAGACGGCGCCGCCTTCGTCCCCGGCCTCGTCGCCCAGGACGTCCAGGACGCCCTCCTCGAAACGTACGGCCGCTGGCCCCTGTGCCCGCACTGCGAGGAGCCGCACGCCCTCGCCGTCGAACCCGAACTGGGCGCCGACCCCCAGTGGGTCTGCGAAGCCCGCGCCGAGGTCATCGCCCCCGTCGGCGCGCTGGGCACCTCCCGATGACCGTCTACGTCGACCCCGCCACCTGGCCGGGCCACGGCCGCCTCTGGTCCCACCTGGTCAGCGACACGTCTTACGCCGAGCTGCACGCATTCGCCGTCCGGCTGGGGGCTCCGCGCCGCGCTTTCGAACGCGACCACTACGACATCCCGGCCGAGCACTACGCCGAGGCCGTGCGGCTCGGCGCCGTGCCAGTCCCCAGCCGCGAGCTGGTATCCCGCCTCACGGCCGCGGGCCTCCGCCGCCGCAAACACGCTCCGACCCGCACCGACTAGCCGGGGGTGCCCCCGCCCGCCTCGACGCGGCGCCGCCTGCCGCGGAGGGTGCCCCTTGGGGCGCGAGGCTGCATCTGATCTGCGGCTGGCGCCGCGTGGGCGCGCGCAACCACCCACCGGCCGGTGGTCCGGATGCGACAGCAACTGCCCCTTTCGGCCGGTGGCGACGTGCAGCTTGTCGGTGGCTGGCCGCGCAGTTCCCCGCGCCCCTGAAAAACGCTCGCCGTTCTGCGGAGGGGGCCGAGCCCCTCAGGGGCGCGAGGAACTGCGCGCGCAACCCACCACCGGCCGGTGGTCCGGGGCGGACCGGGCAGCCCCTTTGGGCCGGTGGCGACCCGCGCGCCCGTCGACGGCTGGTCGCGCAGTTCCCCGCGCCCCTTATGGCTCGCCCTCTGCGAAGGGGGCATCCCTCAGGGGCGCGGCCCCGCCGCAGAGGGTGCCCGGGAAGCGCCCTCGCGCAGAGGGGAAGCGGGCCCGGCCGGCACGGTCAGGTGAAGGAGGCGCGGAGGAAGCCGAGGATTTCCGCGTAGGCGGAGTCGGCCTGCGGCGCCAGCCCTGGCACGCTGAGGAAGGCATGCCCGGCCCCCGGGTATTCGGTGAGGCGTACGGATGTCCCGCCCGCCGCCAGGCGCTCGGCGTAGGCCCGCCCCTGATCGGCCAGCGGATCGTCCGTCGGCACGACCAGGAGCGCCGGGGCCAGCCCGCCCACATGTTCGGCGTAGAGCGGCGAGACCGCACGGGAGTCGGCCCCCGGTGGCACCGCGAGTCGCTGGAAGAGCAGCAGCTGCGGCACGCCGAGGCTCGGCGTGGAGGCGTACTCGACCGCCGAGCCGTATTCGAGCATCGTCCCGGTCGCGTCAACCGCAGGATTGACCAGCACCTGCGCCCGCAGCCCGACCCCGGCCTCCCGCGCCCGTATCGCGGCGAGCGCGCAGATCAAGGCCCCGCAGCTCTCGCCGAAGACGGCCGTACGCCCCGGGTCGACCCCCCACCGCTCGGCATGCCGTACCACGTGCGCGAGCACGTCCCAGCCGTCGTCCACCGCGTCCGCCAGCGGACTGTTCTCGTCGAGCAGCCGGTGCTCGACGGAGACGACGACGGCGGGCAGGTGCGCGGCGAGCCGGCTGTTGACCCAGTCGCTCTGTACGGCCGTGCCCACGAAGCCGCCGCCGTGCACGTGCACGACGAGGGGAAGGTCGGCGCCTTCGGCCGTGGCCGGCCGGTGGACGCGTACCGGCAGTTCGCGGCCCGGCAGGGCCACCGTCTGCCACTCGATGGCCGCCCCGGGGTCCGGCTCCCCCCGGAAGGGCAGCACCGCGTCGGATGCGCGGAAGCGGTTTTCCGCGGTGCGGTAGGTGATCAGTTCCTCGCCGGCGATGGTGGCCCAGTCCGGCTCCGGCGGCCGTTGCGCGACAGCGCTCTCGCTCATGACGTTCTCCTTTTCGCGACCTGAGGTATCGAAACCAATAGTATCGAAACCTCGGGTATCGAAACAGGTATCGTTGCGCCCATGTCCCCACCGACTCCCGGCAGACCCCCCGGCCGCCCACGCGCGGGCGTGACCGCCCCGGTCTTCGCCGCCACCCTGAGCACGGTCCAGGAGGTCGGTTACGCCCGCGCCACCGTCGAACGCATCGCCGCCGCGGCGGGTGTCGCGAAGTCCACGGTCTATCGGCGCTGGCCGTCCAAGGGCGAGCTGATCGTGGACTGCCTCCTCGACGCCCTCGGCCCGGCGCCCCTGGAGGGCGCGACCCGAGCCGAGATCATGTCCTCGACCATCCGCTGGATCGCGGCGAAGATCAGTGAACCGGGGGTGGGCGACGCCTTCGCCGGCGTCTTCAGCGACGCGGTGAGCGACCCCGCCCTGCGCACGGTCCTCGCCACCCGCTTCCAGGACCCCTACCGCCTCGCGGTCCAGGAGGCCCTGGGTGAGCCGGAGGACCGCGTCCTCTTCTTCATCGACCTGATCGTCGGCACGTTGCTCCACCGCCTGGGCATGTCGGGCAGGCCGATGTCTGCCCCTGATGTCACCGCCCTGATCACCGTGGTGACCCCCCACTTCCCCGAACCCTCCTAGCACCTCGCCCTTGCGTAGAGCAGCGCCTTTCAGGGGCGCGGGGAACTGCGCGACCAGCCCACGACGGGCTGCACGTCGCCACCGGCCGAGAGGGGCTGTTGCTGTCGCTACCGGACCACCGGCCGGTGGGTGGCTGAGCGCGCAGTTCCCCGCGCCCCTGGGTGGTTGCCCTCTGCGCAAGACGGCACCCCATAGGGGCGCGGGGAACGGCGCGGCCAGCCCCGGACAGGGTGCACGTCGCCACCGCTCCCGTCCCTGGCGGTGTCAGTCGGCCGGACGAAAAGCGCGACCTGCGCGGGCGAACAGGCGTAGACGTACGCCACTTTGCGCCGCAGCGCCGCCGCGATGCGCTGCCTGCCCCAACCCTGCACGCCCGCCGGGCTCTTGGAGTCCCGTGCGAAGCCCTCCCGGCAGGCGTCGACCAGGAAGACGACCTGCGCCGCCGCCGAGTCCTCCAGCTCCTTCTGCCAGTCGATCTCCACGCAGCACTCGGAGAAGGGCCGGATCTGGAAGCCGGCGTCCTCCGGGATCAGGTAGTCGGCGCCCTCGAAGCGCTGCCCGTGACCGCTGAGCACGATGAAGAGCACGTCGTCCCTGCGGGCCTCCCGCAGGAAGCCGCTGACCCGCGCGTTCACCGTCGTCCTGATGATGCCGCGCGGCGCCTCCAGGATCTCCACGGACGCGAACTCCCGCGCGACGAGGACGCTTTGCAGCCGCCGCAGATCCTCCGGCACGAAGAGGAGGTCGCCGATCGCCGGATCGTCGTACGCGCTCGCGCCGATCAGCAGCGCTCTGTACGCCACGCCTGCCGCCGCCGGCCTACGGGAGCCGGAAGGTCAGCGTCAGCCCCCGGGTGCCCTGCACCTGCCCGGTGCCGATCAGCTGCACACCGCCGCTCGCCGTCACCTGGAAGGACAACTGCGCCTCCGCGAGGGGCAGGGTGCCGTTCCGCGCGGCCACGTCCTTGAAGACCTCCTGCAAGGCGTCCACGGTCGCCGCCAGATTCCGCCGCAGCGGTCCGAGCGGTACGGCACGCAGCACCGGGTCACCGCCGAGCAGCCCCATGGCGTCCGGGTCCTCGTCGTCCGCCTCCACCCAGAACGGCAACGTCTCCGTCTCGTCCACGCACCTGCCCCCAAGTCCCGCCACCGGTCGATTCGGTGGGCCAACTCTAGGCGGACGGCGGGCGCCAGCGGGGCGCTTCGTCGTCGGGGGTGTCGGGACTCGCGAAGTGGAACGGCACGGAGAGCCGCGCCGCCAGCGCCCCGCCCGCCGCGACGGCGGCCGCCGCCGAGGGGTGGCGCGGACCCGAGACCGCGTCCGTCCCCACGTAACGGGCCCCCGCGCCCCGGTAGATGCGGGCGAGCGACTGCTCGCCCACCGGGTCGTCGGTGATGGCCAGCAGGTCCACGAACCAGTCGTGGACGGTGTCCCCGTCCCAGACCGCCTCGATCGCCACGATCCGCCCGGGACACCCGTCGGCGAGGGCGCCCAGCGACGCCGGGTCGAGCGGGCTGTCGGGCGTACGGGCGACGCGGCCGCCGAGGTGGTCGTAGCGGCTCTGGACCACGCCCATGGCGTCGTTGAGCCCCAGGCCGATCCCACGCCCTGCCTGGCGGACGATCCTGATGGCGGACATGAGGGAGTCCTGGAGGACGTAGCCGTCGACCTGCTCACGTATGCCCGCGGGCAGCCGATCCCACCACTCGCCCGGCTCCGTGCCCGCCATGTCCCTATCCGGCGGCGGGGAATTCGCCCCGCGCGACCGCGTCGACGAACGCGGTCCACGCGGTGGGCGTGAAGGTCAGGGCGGGGCCCTGAGGGTCCTTGCTGTCCCTGACCGGGATGACGTCGGGGAGGTTGGCGGCGAACTCGATGCACTCGCCGCCGCTTCCGCCGCTGTGGCTGGTCTTACGCCAACTGGCCTGCGTCAAACTGTCGCTGGCCTCGATGCAGTCGTCGCCGCTGCCGCCGCTGTACGTGCTCTTACGCCACGTCACCGCCGCTGCGTTGAGATCCATGCTCGTACTCCTCGGCTGCCGTCTCGATGAAATCGAGGGAAGCTTCCGGCGAAAGTGCCGCCGCTGCGAGAAGATCGTAAGTCAATGTGCATCGCGTGATGGTCGCAGGATCGTCCAGGAGCGTGCCGGTCTCCTGGGCCTGTACGTAGGCCATAGGGCTGTCGTCCTCGAACGTCATCAGTTTCAGCGCGCCTTCCATGCCCGGGTGGGAGCCCGCGCTGTACGGCAGCACTTGGAAGATGATCCGCCCCTCGCGCGCCATCGCGGCGACATAGCGCAGTTGCCCAGCCATGGTGGCCAGACCGCCGGTCGGACGGCGTACGGCAGCCTCGTCCACGATTGCCCAGAACAGTGGCCGTTCGGCGTTCTGGAAGATATGCGCTCGCGCGAGCCGGGCGTCCTGCCTCTTCTTGACCACCTCGGCAGGGGCCACGGGGTCGTACCCGCGGATGACGGCGAGCGCGTAGCCCGGCGTCTGTAGCAGGCCTGGCATGAGCAGCGGCTCCCACTGCTTGATGGTGAGGGCAACGCTCTCCAACTCGGCGACATCTGCGAAATGCTCGCGGTACGGCGTCGCCCGCCCCGCAGCCAGGTTGCGGACGAAGAACCCTCCCGCGTCCAGGACGCGATCGAGCTGCTCGGCCATGTCCGGCTGGACACGCCGCTCTCCGGTCTCCATCTTCGCGATCAGCGAATTGCCGACGTACAGCAACTCGCCCAGGCCGGACTGGCTGAGCCCGGCCCGCTCGCGCTGGAAGCGCAGTTCGGCGCCGTACATGGCGCGGGGCGACTGGGCGGGGTCGAGTTTCTTCGCGGAGGCGGAGGTGGGCTTGCGTTCGGCCATGACGGGACTCCCGTGCGTTCGTGGGGCGTGCGGGAACAGCACCATGACCGAGAGTAACGCGTACTACGCACTCTGTCGGGAGAATGGGCGAATTCACCCCGAGTGCCCCACCGAACCCCTCCCGTCTGCGGGTTCGCGATGAACGGCATTGCGGTCCCGGTCGACTTCAGCCAATATTCACAAGCTGCTCACATCGTTCCGTTGTCCGGGCCGAGTGGCGGCACCCTCGGCGTGCTCACCAGGGCGCGTCGGCCCTTCCGCAGCTCAGGACGGCCCCGTGAGGCACCACCGCATATCCCGTACCCGGCTCGCTGTCGCCACGGCCGTGGCCTTCGCTGCGGGGATCGCCGGACTGCCCGGCGTCGCGGCGGCCGACGACGCGCCTCCGGCGCCGGGGATTTCGGTCGGAATCGTCTCGGTCGAGGTCAACGGGGCCTCGGCCGAGTGGGACGTCACGGTGACCGATCCGCCCGCGGCCGACGCGTACGTACGCCTGACAGTCAATGACGGAGGTACGGGCGGCCTGCACATCACCGACGACGCAGGCAACGCCCTTCCGCTGGTCGACGTGCCCGGAAGCACGGGCCAGATCCTCATCGGCGCAGAGGACAGCGACCATGACGGCGTGCCCGGCGCACCGATGTCCGCCGGTGTGATCCGCCTTCATGTCAGCGCCACCTATCCCGTTCCGACACTGAACGGAGTCCGGGGATTCCTTGAGGACGGCGCCACAGGCGCCGACCTCGCCCACACCGCGTACGGGACCAACGGATCGATCGAGGTGCACGAGCCGTTCTTCCAGGCGGTCTGGCAGGATCCGGACCGCATGACGGGCGGTTCGTACGTGGACGTGGCGACCGGAGACAAGCGCGCCACGACGGGCCACGTGGTGACCGGGCAGTCCACGCCGCTGGCTCCGGTGACCTCGACGCGGCTGACGATTACCGCCGCCTCGATCGCCGGGTCCGGTTACACGCCAGAGCAGCTGGCTTCCGCACTGCACCTCAGCTATTCCACCGACGCCGCCGCCTACGCCTCCCAGGAATTGACGGTCGCGGCGGACGGCTCGCTCACGGTGGAATTCCCGGGCAGGCAGTGGACCGTCGGCGGCACGGCCGGCGAGTACCTGAAACTCACCGCTGACTGGGGGCTGCCCGCTGGAAAGGTCATTGCCCGGGCTCAAACCCTCGACCAGGACGGGAAGGTACGCGGCTCCACCGCGGCAGAACTCACCTTCACGACGTCCGTGCTCCCCGCCGACCTGCGCTCGGCATTCTACGGGCGGGACAGCGCGGGTGTGCTCTGGCAGTACCAGAGCACACCCGATGTCACCCGCCCCGGCCAGCTCGCCAGTCGCACCAGCGTGGGCGGCGGCTGGCAGGGCTACACCGCGCTCGCCCCGCTCGGCGCCTTCAAGGCGGACGGCACCGGCGACCTCGTGGCGCGCGACGCCTCCGGTGTGTTGTGGCTGTACCGCGGTACAGGCTCGGCGACGAAGCCGTTCGCGAACCGCGTCCGCATCGGCGGTGGTTGGAACATCTACCCGACCCTGGTCGGCGCGGGCGACCTCACCGGCGACGGGCACGCCGACCTGCTCGGGCGCGACAGCGCGGGCGTGTTGTGGCTGTACCGCGGTACAGGCTCGGCGACGAAGCCGCTCGCGGACCGCGTCCGGGTGGGCGGCGGCTGGCAGGGCTACACGACGCTCACCGGCGCGGGCGACGTGACCGGCGACGGGCGCGGCGACCTGCTCGCCGTGGACAGCGCGGGCAAGATGTGGCTCTACGCGAGCACCGGCAATGCCGCCGCCCCCTACCGGAACCGCGCCCAGATCGGCGGCGGCTGGCAGATATACAACCGCGTCGTCGGCGTCGCCGACATGACCGGCGACGGCCACCCCGACCTGCTCGCGCGCGACCCCGCCGGCCGCCTCTGGTATTACCGCGGCACCGGCAACCCGGCCGCCCCGTACGCGAGTCGGGTGCAGAACGGTACGGGCTGGAACATCTTCAACACCCTCCTCTGACGCCCGCCGCGGGCTTACGCCTCCAGCAGCTCCAGCTCCGTCGTGAGGTTGCGGCGGGCGGTGCGCTCCCAGTGCTGCTGGCCGTACGGGGTGCGGAAGAGGTGCGGGAGGTCGAGGAGTTGGCGCAGGACGGCCGCGCGGCCGGAGCGGAAGTCGGCGTCCGGGACGAAGGCGTATTCGTCGCGGACGGCGGCGGCGTAGGCGGCGTAGGAGGCGGGGTCGCCCGCGAGGACGGCGAGGTCGGCGTCGCAGAGGACTTCGCCGTCGGCGTCGCCGGGGGCCGGGTCGTGGGTGACGGTGAGCAGGACCAGGCGGACGACCTCGGACGTGCGGTCGGCGTCGACGCCCGCCTCGGCCAGGGCGCGGCGGGCGAGGTCGGCGCTGCGCTGCTCGTTCTCGCTGCGGTCGGGGCGGTAGACGGCGTCGTGGAACCAGACGGCCAGGGCGACCGTGTCGGGGTCGTCGGCGTAGGCGGTCAGCTCGGTGGCGCGGGCCAGGACG includes:
- a CDS encoding MurR/RpiR family transcriptional regulator, with translation MRGAADAPVIPASPPDPGALAAKVRTLAPSMTRSMQRVAEAVAGDPAGCAQQTVTALAIRTGTSEATVVRTARLLGYPGYRDLRLALAALAAQQAAGVPPAVTADIAVDDPLADVVAKLALEEQQTLADTAAQLDMAQLEAAVAALAAARRTDVYGMAASGLVGQDLAQKLLRIGLIAHAHADPHLAVTNAVQLRPGDVAIAITHSGGTHDVIEPLRAAFDQGATTIALTGRPDGPVTQWADIVLTTSSSRESELRPAAMSSRTSQLLLVDCLFVGVAQRTYESAAPALAASYEALAHRHRPRAARG
- a CDS encoding DUF4031 domain-containing protein — its product is MTVYVDPATWPGHGRLWSHLVSDTSYAELHAFAVRLGAPRRAFERDHYDIPAEHYAEAVRLGAVPVPSRELVSRLTAAGLRRRKHAPTRTD
- a CDS encoding alpha/beta hydrolase; protein product: MSESAVAQRPPEPDWATIAGEELITYRTAENRFRASDAVLPFRGEPDPGAAIEWQTVALPGRELPVRVHRPATAEGADLPLVVHVHGGGFVGTAVQSDWVNSRLAAHLPAVVVSVEHRLLDENSPLADAVDDGWDVLAHVVRHAERWGVDPGRTAVFGESCGALICALAAIRAREAGVGLRAQVLVNPAVDATGTMLEYGSAVEYASTPSLGVPQLLLFQRLAVPPGADSRAVSPLYAEHVGGLAPALLVVPTDDPLADQGRAYAERLAAGGTSVRLTEYPGAGHAFLSVPGLAPQADSAYAEILGFLRASFT
- a CDS encoding TetR/AcrR family transcriptional regulator; this encodes MSPPTPGRPPGRPRAGVTAPVFAATLSTVQEVGYARATVERIAAAAGVAKSTVYRRWPSKGELIVDCLLDALGPAPLEGATRAEIMSSTIRWIAAKISEPGVGDAFAGVFSDAVSDPALRTVLATRFQDPYRLAVQEALGEPEDRVLFFIDLIVGTLLHRLGMSGRPMSAPDVTALITVVTPHFPEPS
- a CDS encoding caspase family protein; translation: MAYRALLIGASAYDDPAIGDLLFVPEDLRRLQSVLVAREFASVEILEAPRGIIRTTVNARVSGFLREARRDDVLFIVLSGHGQRFEGADYLIPEDAGFQIRPFSECCVEIDWQKELEDSAAAQVVFLVDACREGFARDSKSPAGVQGWGRQRIAAALRRKVAYVYACSPAQVALFVRPTDTARDGSGGDVHPVRGWPRRSPRPYGVPSCAEGNHPGARGTARSATHRPVVR
- a CDS encoding DUF397 domain-containing protein yields the protein MDLNAAAVTWRKSTYSGGSGDDCIEASDSLTQASWRKTSHSGGSGGECIEFAANLPDVIPVRDSKDPQGPALTFTPTAWTAFVDAVARGEFPAAG
- a CDS encoding helix-turn-helix transcriptional regulator yields the protein MAERKPTSASAKKLDPAQSPRAMYGAELRFQRERAGLSQSGLGELLYVGNSLIAKMETGERRVQPDMAEQLDRVLDAGGFFVRNLAAGRATPYREHFADVAELESVALTIKQWEPLLMPGLLQTPGYALAVIRGYDPVAPAEVVKKRQDARLARAHIFQNAERPLFWAIVDEAAVRRPTGGLATMAGQLRYVAAMAREGRIIFQVLPYSAGSHPGMEGALKLMTFEDDSPMAYVQAQETGTLLDDPATITRCTLTYDLLAAAALSPEASLDFIETAAEEYEHGSQRSGGDVA
- a CDS encoding VCBS repeat-containing protein, producing the protein MRHHRISRTRLAVATAVAFAAGIAGLPGVAAADDAPPAPGISVGIVSVEVNGASAEWDVTVTDPPAADAYVRLTVNDGGTGGLHITDDAGNALPLVDVPGSTGQILIGAEDSDHDGVPGAPMSAGVIRLHVSATYPVPTLNGVRGFLEDGATGADLAHTAYGTNGSIEVHEPFFQAVWQDPDRMTGGSYVDVATGDKRATTGHVVTGQSTPLAPVTSTRLTITAASIAGSGYTPEQLASALHLSYSTDAAAYASQELTVAADGSLTVEFPGRQWTVGGTAGEYLKLTADWGLPAGKVIARAQTLDQDGKVRGSTAAELTFTTSVLPADLRSAFYGRDSAGVLWQYQSTPDVTRPGQLASRTSVGGGWQGYTALAPLGAFKADGTGDLVARDASGVLWLYRGTGSATKPFANRVRIGGGWNIYPTLVGAGDLTGDGHADLLGRDSAGVLWLYRGTGSATKPLADRVRVGGGWQGYTTLTGAGDVTGDGRGDLLAVDSAGKMWLYASTGNAAAPYRNRAQIGGGWQIYNRVVGVADMTGDGHPDLLARDPAGRLWYYRGTGNPAAPYASRVQNGTGWNIFNTLL